A window of Streptomyces caniferus contains these coding sequences:
- a CDS encoding ribonucleoside-diphosphate reductase subunit alpha, with translation MTIAPTEPASDAEVVPPVVDTPAGSADGGPGEDGPGVALLRTLTRLTEDLTATDPGKVAAAALRGRHAGSDEAELRSLAIDAAAGLIGDEPQYSKLAARLLTLAIAEEAAGQGAVAFSASVAVGHREGLIADETAEFVRTHAARLDALVEGALADGADDRFGYFGLRTLHSRYLLRHPTTRQVVETPQHFLLRVACGLAEDHSDRALDDVAELYRLTSSLSYLPSSPTLFNSGTRHPQMSSCYLLDSPLDELDSIYDRYHQVARLSKHAGGIGLSYSRIRARGSLIRGTNGHSNGIVPFLRTLDASVAAVNQGGRRKGAACVYLETWHADIEEFLELRDNTGEEARRTHNLNIAHWIPDEFMRRVEADADWSLFSPSDAPELVDLWGDEFDAAYRKLEADGRAQKQIPARVLYSRMMRTLAQTGNGWMTFKDAANRTANQTAERGQVVHSSNLCTEILEVTNDGETAVCNLGSVNLSAHLGANGEMDWERLDATVRTAVTFLDRVVDINFYPTEQAGTSNSRWRPVGLGLMGLQDVFFRLRLPFDSAEARELSTRISERIMLAAYEASADLAERHGPHPAWSATRTARGVLHPDHYPNAEPRWADRWAALRTRIATTGMRNSLLLAIAPTATIASIAGVYECIEPQVSNLFKRETLSGEFLQVNAYLIEELKALGMWDARTRDALREANGSVQDVAWIPEEVRALYRTAWEIPQRALIDMAAARTPYLDQSQSLNLFMASPTIGKLSSMYAYAWKRGIKTTYYLRSRPATRIAQSARGGAAASTAPVPQQATDPEAVACSLENPESCEACQ, from the coding sequence GTGACCATCGCGCCAACGGAGCCCGCGTCAGACGCCGAGGTCGTGCCGCCCGTGGTGGACACGCCCGCCGGTTCCGCCGATGGCGGACCGGGCGAGGACGGTCCGGGGGTCGCCCTGCTGCGCACCCTGACCAGGCTGACCGAGGACCTGACCGCGACCGACCCCGGCAAGGTGGCCGCCGCCGCCCTGCGCGGCCGGCACGCGGGCTCCGACGAGGCCGAACTGCGGTCGCTGGCCATCGACGCCGCGGCCGGTCTGATCGGTGACGAGCCGCAGTACTCCAAGCTCGCCGCGCGCCTGCTCACCCTCGCCATCGCGGAGGAGGCGGCCGGACAGGGGGCGGTCGCCTTCTCCGCCTCCGTCGCGGTCGGCCACCGCGAGGGCCTGATCGCCGACGAGACCGCGGAGTTCGTACGGACCCACGCGGCCCGGCTGGACGCGCTGGTCGAGGGGGCGCTGGCCGACGGCGCCGACGACCGGTTCGGCTACTTCGGACTGCGCACCCTGCACTCGCGCTACCTCCTGCGCCACCCCACCACCCGTCAGGTCGTCGAGACCCCCCAGCACTTCCTGCTGCGGGTGGCCTGCGGCCTCGCGGAGGACCACAGCGACCGTGCCCTGGACGATGTCGCGGAGCTCTACCGCCTCACCAGCTCGCTGTCCTACCTGCCCTCCTCCCCCACCCTGTTCAACTCCGGCACCCGCCACCCGCAGATGTCGTCCTGCTACCTGCTGGACTCGCCGCTGGACGAGCTGGACTCGATCTACGACCGGTACCACCAGGTCGCCCGGCTCTCCAAGCACGCCGGCGGCATCGGCCTCTCGTACTCCCGTATCCGCGCCCGCGGTTCGCTGATCCGCGGCACCAACGGGCACTCCAACGGCATCGTGCCGTTCCTGCGCACCCTGGACGCCTCGGTCGCGGCCGTGAACCAGGGCGGCCGGCGCAAGGGCGCCGCCTGTGTCTACCTGGAGACCTGGCACGCGGACATCGAGGAGTTCCTGGAGCTGCGCGACAACACCGGTGAGGAGGCCCGCCGTACGCACAACCTGAACATCGCCCACTGGATCCCGGACGAGTTCATGCGCCGGGTGGAGGCCGACGCCGACTGGTCGCTGTTCTCGCCCTCGGACGCCCCCGAGCTGGTGGACCTGTGGGGCGACGAGTTCGACGCCGCCTACCGCAAGCTGGAGGCCGACGGCCGGGCGCAGAAGCAGATCCCCGCCCGGGTGCTGTACTCCCGCATGATGCGCACCCTGGCGCAGACCGGCAACGGCTGGATGACGTTCAAGGACGCCGCCAACCGCACCGCCAACCAGACCGCCGAGCGCGGCCAGGTCGTGCACTCCTCCAACCTGTGCACCGAGATCCTGGAGGTGACGAACGACGGGGAGACCGCGGTCTGCAACCTCGGGTCGGTCAACCTCTCGGCCCACCTGGGTGCGAACGGCGAGATGGACTGGGAGCGGCTGGATGCCACGGTCCGTACCGCCGTCACCTTCCTCGACCGCGTGGTGGACATCAACTTCTACCCGACCGAGCAGGCCGGGACCTCCAACTCCCGCTGGCGCCCGGTCGGTCTGGGCCTGATGGGCCTGCAGGACGTCTTCTTCCGGCTGCGGCTGCCCTTCGACTCGGCCGAGGCGCGGGAGCTGTCGACCCGGATCTCCGAGCGGATCATGCTCGCCGCGTACGAGGCGTCCGCCGACCTCGCCGAGCGGCACGGTCCGCACCCGGCCTGGTCCGCGACCCGCACCGCCCGCGGGGTGCTGCACCCTGACCACTACCCGAACGCCGAGCCGCGCTGGGCCGACCGCTGGGCGGCGCTGCGCACCCGGATCGCGACCACCGGCATGCGCAACTCCCTGCTGCTGGCGATCGCGCCGACCGCGACCATCGCCTCCATCGCGGGCGTGTACGAGTGCATCGAGCCGCAGGTCTCCAACCTCTTCAAGCGCGAGACGCTCTCCGGTGAGTTCCTCCAGGTCAACGCCTACCTCATCGAGGAGCTCAAGGCGCTGGGCATGTGGGACGCCCGGACCCGTGACGCGCTGCGCGAGGCCAACGGCTCGGTCCAGGACGTCGCGTGGATCCCCGAGGAGGTCCGGGCGCTGTACCGCACGGCCTGGGAGATCCCGCAGCGCGCCCTGATCGACATGGCCGCGGCCCGGACGCCCTACCTCGACCAGAGCCAGTCGCTGAACCTCTTCATGGCGTCGCCGACCATCGGCAAGCTCAGCTCGATGTACGCCTACGCCTGGAAGCGCGGCATCAAGACGACGTACTACCTGCGCTCCCGCCCGGCGACCCGGATCGCGCAGTCCGCGCGCGGTGGTGCCGCCGCCTCGACCGCCCCCGTACCGCAGCAGGCCACCGACCCCGAGGCCGTCGCCTGCTCCCTGGAAAACCCCGAGTCCTGCGAGGCCTGCCAGTAA
- a CDS encoding ribonucleotide-diphosphate reductase subunit beta: MSTETTETTAAAAHTTTTGTKNLLDPGFELTLRPMRYPEFYDRYRDAIKNTWTVEEVDLHSDVADLAKLSPGEQHMIGRLVAFFATGDSIVSNNLVLTLYKHINSPEARLYLSRQLFEEAVHVQFYLTLLDTYLPDPDDRAAAFAAVENIPSIREKAQFCFKWMDSVEKIDRLESRADRRRFLLNLICFAACIEGLFFYGAFAYVYWFRSRGLLHGLATGTNWVFRDESMHMEFAFSVVDTVREEEPDLFDDMLEQQVTDMLKEAVEAELQFGRDLCGDGLPGMNTDSMREYLQCVADQRLQRLGFAPVYGSENPFSFMELQNVQELTNFFERRASAYQVAVEGSVSFDDDF, from the coding sequence ATGTCCACCGAGACCACCGAGACCACGGCGGCCGCCGCCCACACCACCACCACCGGCACCAAGAACCTGCTGGACCCGGGCTTCGAGCTGACCCTGCGTCCCATGCGGTACCCGGAGTTCTACGACCGCTACCGCGACGCGATCAAGAACACCTGGACCGTGGAGGAGGTCGACCTCCACTCCGACGTCGCCGACCTCGCCAAGCTCTCGCCGGGCGAGCAGCACATGATCGGCCGGCTGGTCGCGTTCTTCGCGACCGGTGACTCGATCGTCTCCAACAACCTCGTGCTGACGCTCTACAAGCACATCAACTCCCCCGAGGCGCGGCTGTACCTGAGCCGTCAGCTCTTCGAGGAGGCCGTGCACGTCCAGTTCTACTTGACGCTGCTGGACACCTACCTCCCCGACCCGGACGACCGCGCCGCCGCCTTCGCGGCCGTGGAGAACATCCCGTCCATCCGGGAGAAGGCCCAGTTCTGCTTCAAGTGGATGGACTCGGTCGAGAAGATCGACCGGCTGGAGTCCAGGGCCGACCGGCGCCGCTTCCTGCTGAACCTGATCTGCTTCGCGGCGTGCATCGAGGGGCTGTTCTTCTACGGCGCCTTCGCGTACGTGTACTGGTTCCGCTCGCGGGGTCTGCTGCACGGGCTGGCCACCGGCACCAACTGGGTCTTCCGCGACGAGTCCATGCACATGGAGTTCGCGTTCTCGGTGGTGGACACCGTCCGCGAGGAGGAGCCCGACCTCTTCGACGACATGCTGGAGCAGCAGGTCACCGACATGCTCAAGGAGGCCGTCGAGGCCGAGCTGCAGTTCGGCCGCGACCTGTGCGGTGACGGCCTGCCGGGCATGAACACCGACTCGATGCGCGAGTACCTCCAGTGCGTCGCCGACCAGCGGCTGCAGCGCCTCGGTTTCGCGCCGGTCTACGGCTCGGAGAACCCGTTCTCCTTCATGGAGCTGCAGAACGTCCAGGAGCTGACCAACTTCTTCGAGCGCCGGGCTTCCGCCTACCAGGTCGCCGTCGAAGGCTCGGTCTCCTTCGACGACGACTTCTAG
- a CDS encoding transglycosylase domain-containing protein, translated as MKGTKGRRRFIDYPRQGRQGPRRWLPSWRQWLSVVALGVGGLAGLFAVVYAKIDIPGENTLAGQEATVYYWADGSQMVSVGAVNRQNVTLDKVPDSVENSVIAAENATFYSDAGVSLQGIGRALVNMVSGEETQGGSTITQQYVKNTYLSQDQTVTRKVKEFIISLKVSNQKSKQEILRGYLNTSWFGRNSYGIQAAAHTYYGIDAKDLNPSQGALLAALLKGSEQYDPGLSEANHRRAEARWKWILDRQVTTGKMTGQERAKYRTFPEPRGISKPTSQAGQTGYLVDVANKFIKSGTGLTDKDLARGGYRIHTTFDKKRTHRLEKAVRDVRRETVDPRLRAADNYVEVGAASVRPKDGAIVALYGGADATRHFSNNADTTAVPAGSAFKPFVLAAALQRPDGEPADTAEQAAKKTGFADLGGALMTAQNPPFVQAGQRIGLERIRDLAVATGLRKESMARLEQTFPLGTSAPSAIRMASAYTTFANGGLHADPYAVSEMTHDGRSVSGFHRPEPVQVLDAGVAQQVSSVLEGVGWRTLGTPDGAPFQQPVAAGRTEAGDRMKSAWFIGSPSAAGPDLGAVPGTGPGDGVRPEPAPDPGAGSEPTTAVTMFRNKPGAPELLPMQGVGGSGTGLGTSIPPKIWQAYQQGS; from the coding sequence ATGAAGGGCACGAAGGGGCGTCGTCGGTTCATCGACTATCCGCGTCAGGGACGGCAAGGTCCGCGCCGTTGGCTGCCGTCATGGAGACAGTGGCTGAGCGTGGTCGCGCTCGGCGTGGGCGGCCTGGCGGGGCTGTTCGCCGTGGTCTACGCAAAGATCGACATACCGGGTGAGAACACCCTCGCCGGCCAGGAGGCGACCGTCTACTACTGGGCGGACGGCAGCCAGATGGTGAGCGTGGGCGCCGTCAACCGGCAGAACGTCACCCTCGACAAGGTGCCCGACTCCGTCGAGAACTCCGTGATCGCGGCGGAGAACGCCACGTTCTACAGCGACGCCGGGGTCTCCCTCCAGGGCATCGGCCGCGCCCTGGTCAACATGGTCTCCGGCGAGGAGACCCAGGGCGGCTCCACCATCACCCAGCAGTATGTGAAGAACACCTATCTCTCGCAGGACCAGACGGTCACCCGCAAGGTGAAGGAATTCATCATCTCGCTGAAGGTGAGCAACCAGAAGTCCAAGCAGGAGATTCTGCGCGGCTACCTCAACACCAGCTGGTTCGGCCGCAATTCGTACGGCATCCAGGCCGCCGCCCATACGTACTACGGCATTGACGCCAAGGACCTCAACCCCAGCCAGGGCGCCCTGCTGGCCGCCTTGCTGAAGGGCTCGGAACAGTACGACCCGGGGCTGAGCGAGGCCAATCACCGGCGGGCCGAGGCCCGGTGGAAGTGGATACTCGACCGGCAGGTCACCACCGGGAAGATGACCGGGCAGGAGCGGGCGAAGTACCGCACCTTCCCGGAGCCCCGGGGCATTTCCAAACCCACCAGCCAGGCCGGCCAGACCGGCTATCTCGTCGATGTCGCCAACAAGTTCATCAAGTCCGGCACCGGTCTGACCGACAAGGACCTGGCGCGCGGCGGCTACCGCATTCACACCACATTCGACAAGAAGCGCACCCACCGGCTGGAAAAGGCCGTGCGGGACGTCCGCCGGGAGACCGTCGATCCCCGGCTGCGGGCGGCCGACAACTATGTGGAGGTCGGCGCGGCCTCCGTACGCCCCAAGGACGGGGCGATCGTCGCGCTCTACGGCGGCGCGGACGCCACCCGGCACTTCAGCAACAACGCGGACACCACGGCGGTCCCGGCCGGCTCCGCCTTCAAGCCGTTCGTGCTGGCGGCCGCACTGCAGCGGCCGGACGGCGAGCCCGCGGACACCGCGGAACAGGCCGCCAAGAAGACCGGGTTCGCGGATCTGGGCGGGGCGCTGATGACGGCCCAGAACCCGCCGTTCGTCCAGGCCGGGCAGCGGATCGGGCTGGAGCGGATCCGGGATCTCGCGGTGGCCACGGGGCTGCGCAAGGAGAGCATGGCGCGCCTGGAGCAGACCTTCCCGCTGGGCACCTCCGCCCCCAGCGCGATACGGATGGCGAGCGCCTACACCACCTTCGCCAACGGCGGGCTGCACGCCGACCCGTACGCGGTGTCCGAGATGACCCACGACGGCCGGAGCGTCTCCGGCTTCCACCGCCCCGAGCCCGTGCAGGTCCTCGATGCCGGGGTCGCCCAGCAGGTCTCCAGCGTCCTGGAGGGGGTCGGCTGGCGCACCCTGGGGACGCCGGACGGCGCGCCGTTCCAGCAGCCGGTCGCGGCCGGCCGCACGGAGGCGGGCGACCGGATGAAGTCCGCGTGGTTCATCGGCAGCCCGTCGGCCGCCGGCCCGGACCTGGGCGCCGTTCCCGGCACCGGACCGGGGGACGGTGTCCGCCCCGAGCCCGCGCCCGACCCCGGTGCCGGCAGCGAGCCGACCACCGCCGTGACCATGTTCCGCAACAAGCCGGGAGCGCCCGAGCTGCTGCCGATGCAGGGCGTCGGCGGTTCCGGCACGGGGCTGGGGACGAGCATTCCGCCGAAGATCTGGCAGGCCTACCAGCAGGGGTCGTGA
- the def gene encoding peptide deformylase encodes MAQQPVFDQDGDQRADEAFLDDVTDAEERETAHRERGTSRPITVVGNPVLHKECKDVTEFDEGLAQLIDDMFASQRTAEGVGLAANQIGVDLKVFVYDCPDDQGVRHVGAICNPVLDELPAERRILDDSNEGCLSVPGAYASLARPDYAVVRGQDAKGEPVAIEGTGFFARCLQHETDHLYGYLYIDRLSKRDRKDALKQMAELEPRYPVVAND; translated from the coding sequence ATGGCGCAGCAGCCTGTGTTTGATCAAGACGGTGACCAGCGCGCGGACGAAGCGTTCCTCGACGACGTCACGGACGCGGAGGAGCGGGAGACCGCCCATCGTGAGCGCGGCACCTCGCGGCCGATCACGGTCGTCGGCAACCCCGTGCTCCACAAGGAGTGCAAGGACGTCACGGAGTTCGACGAGGGGCTCGCCCAGCTCATCGACGACATGTTCGCCAGCCAGCGCACCGCCGAGGGCGTGGGCCTGGCCGCGAACCAGATCGGTGTGGATCTGAAGGTCTTCGTCTACGACTGCCCGGACGACCAGGGCGTGCGGCACGTCGGCGCGATCTGCAACCCGGTGCTGGACGAGCTGCCGGCCGAGCGCCGGATCCTGGACGACTCCAACGAGGGCTGCCTGTCCGTGCCCGGCGCCTACGCCTCGCTGGCCCGCCCCGACTACGCGGTGGTCCGCGGCCAGGACGCGAAGGGCGAGCCGGTCGCGATCGAGGGCACCGGCTTCTTCGCGCGCTGCCTGCAGCACGAGACCGATCACCTCTACGGCTACCTCTACATCGACCGGCTCAGCAAGCGGGACCGCAAGGACGCCCTGAAGCAGATGGCCGAGCTGGAGCCGCGCTACCCCGTCGTCGCCAACGACTGA
- a CDS encoding tetratricopeptide repeat protein, translating into MRIFGKVRHRPSASWRQATDRAFTLIGDGRYEDAGALLTRAADMEPWLSESWFNLALLHKFRHDWEQARAAGLRAVALLDRETGAPDWWNVGIAATALQDWPLARRSWQAYGLKVPAEGSPSGEPLGMALGSAAVRLSPEGEAEVVWGRRLDPARIEVLSIPLPSSGRRWGEVVLHDGVPHGERTTAAGADGATRAYPVFDEIELWAPSPVPTWVVLLEAATEADRDALERLAADAGFAAEDWSSSVRLLCRTCSESRMPSDEGDGEHLDPHDHSEPGHPGPLGHRTAGSGSLWVPERECGIAAPSALVRGLLDGWVADSPDTREWRDLEEVC; encoded by the coding sequence GTGAGGATCTTCGGCAAGGTACGGCATCGGCCCTCCGCCTCGTGGCGGCAGGCGACCGACCGCGCTTTCACGCTGATCGGCGACGGCCGTTACGAGGACGCGGGAGCACTGCTGACCCGCGCCGCGGACATGGAGCCGTGGCTCTCGGAGTCCTGGTTCAACCTCGCCCTGCTGCACAAGTTCCGGCACGACTGGGAGCAGGCCAGGGCCGCCGGGCTGCGCGCGGTCGCGCTGCTGGACCGCGAGACCGGGGCGCCCGACTGGTGGAACGTCGGCATCGCCGCCACCGCCCTGCAGGACTGGCCGCTGGCCCGCAGGTCCTGGCAGGCCTACGGCCTCAAGGTCCCCGCCGAGGGCTCGCCGTCCGGTGAACCGCTCGGTATGGCCCTGGGCAGCGCTGCCGTCCGCCTCTCCCCGGAGGGCGAGGCCGAGGTGGTCTGGGGCCGTCGGCTGGACCCGGCCCGTATCGAGGTGCTGTCGATCCCGCTGCCGTCCTCCGGGCGGCGCTGGGGCGAGGTGGTGCTGCACGACGGCGTCCCGCACGGCGAGCGGACCACCGCGGCCGGCGCCGACGGAGCCACCAGGGCGTACCCGGTCTTCGACGAGATCGAGCTGTGGGCGCCCTCACCGGTCCCCACCTGGGTGGTGCTCCTGGAGGCCGCCACGGAGGCCGACCGGGACGCCCTGGAGCGGCTGGCGGCCGATGCGGGCTTCGCCGCCGAGGACTGGTCGTCGTCGGTCCGCCTGCTGTGCCGTACGTGCTCGGAGAGCCGGATGCCCAGCGACGAGGGCGACGGCGAGCACCTGGACCCGCACGACCACAGCGAGCCGGGCCACCCCGGGCCGCTGGGGCACCGCACGGCGGGCTCGGGCTCGCTGTGGGTACCGGAGCGCGAATGCGGTATCGCGGCGCCGTCCGCCCTGGTGCGCGGCCTGCTGGACGGCTGGGTCGCGGACAGCCCGGACACCCGGGAATGGCGGGATCTGGAAGAGGTCTGCTGA
- a CDS encoding HD-GYP domain-containing protein has protein sequence MSGAPERPRPARPPGSPAAAGRAGAPAARGSAVIAAVYAPAGALACWSLGRTLWEGLAEPGIALAFGILIAVGELVGRGPAPAAGGRMPGEREGAPLGAAGALAYALLGEAGGRPTTHGVPQTVAVVLAAGLVGLVPHVARGRGPALDHLACRILTIGFAATCFQPLYNTGTLNSWAVSGPVHPLFMTGLMALTALCDAVLAAALARARTGWPYGPLLRDELRALPGIGSAICATGVVISLATAVAGLWALPVFCLPLLLTQFAFRRFAAVRTTYRQTIASLARSTEIAGYTPHGHARRVAALSRAVGRELGLNEPDLDVLEYAALMHDIGQLSLLDPVPAGATAPLPPAEQRRIALLGGAVVRQTGVPAEVAVIVERQADPYRDQPVTARIVRTVNAYDDLSGQSAGPGGSLRALERLRLATAEDHEPRVVEALARVLACGGRAV, from the coding sequence ATGAGCGGCGCCCCGGAGCGGCCCCGGCCGGCCCGGCCGCCCGGGAGCCCGGCGGCGGCCGGCCGCGCCGGAGCACCCGCCGCACGGGGCAGCGCCGTGATAGCCGCGGTCTACGCCCCGGCCGGCGCGCTCGCCTGCTGGTCGCTCGGGCGGACGCTCTGGGAGGGTCTGGCCGAGCCCGGGATCGCGCTGGCCTTCGGGATCCTGATCGCGGTGGGCGAGCTGGTGGGCCGGGGGCCCGCACCGGCGGCCGGGGGACGGATGCCGGGGGAGCGCGAGGGCGCCCCGCTCGGTGCGGCGGGCGCCCTGGCGTACGCCCTGCTCGGTGAGGCCGGCGGACGGCCGACGACCCATGGCGTACCGCAGACCGTGGCCGTGGTCCTGGCGGCCGGGCTGGTCGGACTCGTCCCGCACGTCGCCCGCGGCCGGGGACCGGCGCTCGACCACCTCGCCTGCCGGATACTGACCATCGGCTTCGCCGCCACCTGCTTCCAGCCCCTCTACAACACCGGGACGCTGAACAGCTGGGCGGTCTCGGGTCCGGTCCACCCGCTGTTCATGACCGGTCTGATGGCGCTGACCGCGCTGTGCGACGCGGTGCTGGCGGCCGCGCTCGCCCGCGCCCGTACCGGCTGGCCGTACGGCCCGCTGCTGCGCGACGAGTTGCGGGCGCTGCCCGGCATCGGCTCGGCGATCTGTGCCACCGGAGTGGTGATCTCGCTGGCCACCGCGGTCGCCGGGCTGTGGGCGCTGCCGGTCTTCTGTCTGCCGCTGCTGCTGACCCAGTTCGCCTTCCGCCGGTTCGCCGCCGTGCGCACCACCTACCGCCAGACCATCGCCTCGCTGGCCCGCTCCACCGAGATCGCCGGCTACACCCCGCACGGCCACGCCCGCCGGGTGGCCGCGCTCAGCCGTGCCGTGGGCCGCGAACTCGGTCTGAACGAACCGGACCTGGATGTGCTCGAATACGCCGCGCTGATGCACGACATCGGTCAGCTCTCGCTCCTGGACCCGGTGCCGGCGGGCGCCACCGCGCCGCTGCCGCCCGCCGAACAGCGCCGGATCGCGCTGCTGGGCGGCGCCGTGGTCCGGCAGACCGGGGTCCCCGCGGAGGTCGCGGTGATCGTCGAGCGGCAGGCCGATCCGTACCGGGACCAGCCGGTCACGGCCCGTATCGTCCGCACCGTCAACGCCTACGACGACCTCTCGGGGCAGTCGGCGGGCCCCGGCGGCTCGCTGCGCGCGCTGGAGCGGCTGCGGCTGGCCACCGCCGAGGACCACGAGCCCCGGGTCGTCGAGGCACTGGCCCGGGTCCTGGCGTGCGGTGGACGGGCGGTGTGA
- a CDS encoding HD-GYP domain-containing protein — MRELPGAARGYIGCAALAAALCAAPAARLGAGAPWSSTLALATLYALCEQLHRCPLVGGRIPSGTGLAGAFEGSVAGWASPVLLAGVFLLPPPLAALAAVPGALIGPAKPRSAGARRLWHAAELALACCAAARVFRALGHHPLSAPQFPVLLLPAAAAALTFCVVLVALDGGVLVAAERHPLRTAWRGALPRSLGPHLVHGLAGLMMAVLWRSSYGPTAALLVLLPMCLSCWVFAQYHRERTAHQATIRALVQAVDIKDRYTRGHSERVGRASVMIARELGMAEDRVEVLRFAGILHDVGKLGVPTRLLRKDGPLTPQERRVIELHPEYGHEIVRGIGFLGEARAAILHHHERLDGRGYPYGLTGHHIPEFARVVAVADAFDAMTSTRSYRRARPVPVAVEELRRCAGAQFDPRMVRALTASLDRYGWDPDLVTAADAEPGTVREGQGAGPPQGAERAQEPGEPGGGGRRPERHPEAAGRDGAR; from the coding sequence ATGCGGGAACTTCCGGGGGCCGCGCGAGGGTATATCGGCTGCGCCGCCCTGGCCGCGGCGCTGTGTGCCGCCCCGGCGGCCCGGCTCGGCGCCGGCGCCCCCTGGAGCAGCACCCTGGCCCTGGCCACCCTGTACGCACTGTGCGAACAGCTGCACCGCTGCCCGCTGGTGGGCGGCCGGATACCGTCCGGCACGGGTTTGGCCGGGGCGTTCGAGGGTTCTGTCGCCGGCTGGGCCAGCCCCGTCCTGCTCGCCGGGGTCTTTCTGCTGCCGCCGCCCCTGGCCGCACTGGCCGCCGTCCCCGGGGCGCTGATCGGACCCGCGAAGCCGCGCTCGGCCGGCGCCCGCAGGCTCTGGCACGCCGCCGAGCTGGCACTCGCCTGCTGTGCGGCCGCCCGGGTCTTCCGTGCCCTCGGCCACCATCCGCTGTCCGCACCGCAGTTCCCCGTCCTGCTGCTGCCGGCCGCGGCCGCCGCCCTCACCTTCTGCGTGGTGCTGGTGGCGCTCGACGGCGGGGTGCTGGTCGCCGCCGAGCGGCACCCCCTGCGCACCGCCTGGCGCGGCGCGCTGCCCCGGTCGCTGGGGCCGCACCTGGTGCACGGCCTGGCCGGGCTGATGATGGCGGTCCTGTGGCGCAGCTCGTACGGGCCGACGGCGGCACTGCTGGTGCTGCTGCCGATGTGTCTGTCCTGCTGGGTCTTCGCGCAGTACCACCGGGAACGCACCGCCCACCAGGCCACCATCCGCGCCCTCGTGCAGGCCGTGGACATCAAGGACCGCTACACGCGCGGGCACAGCGAGCGGGTCGGGCGCGCCTCGGTGATGATCGCCCGGGAACTGGGCATGGCGGAGGACCGGGTGGAGGTGCTGCGCTTCGCCGGCATCCTGCACGACGTCGGCAAACTCGGCGTCCCCACCCGGCTGTTGCGCAAGGACGGACCGCTGACGCCGCAGGAGCGCCGGGTGATCGAGCTGCATCCGGAGTACGGACACGAGATCGTGCGCGGCATCGGCTTCCTGGGGGAGGCGCGGGCGGCGATCCTGCACCACCACGAGCGGTTGGACGGGCGCGGCTACCCGTACGGGCTGACGGGGCATCACATTCCGGAATTCGCCCGGGTGGTGGCGGTCGCGGACGCCTTCGACGCGATGACCTCGACCCGCTCCTACCGCCGGGCCCGGCCGGTCCCGGTGGCCGTGGAGGAGCTGCGCAGGTGCGCCGGGGCGCAGTTCGACCCGCGGATGGTCCGGGCGCTGACGGCGTCGCTCGACCGGTACGGCTGGGATCCCGATCTGGTGACGGCGGCGGACGCGGAGCCCGGCACGGTGCGGGAGGGACAGGGCGCCGGCCCGCCGCAGGGGGCGGAGAGGGCGCAGGAACCCGGGGAGCCGGGCGGCGGCGGGCGGCGGCCCGAGCGCCACCCCGAAGCCGCCGGGCGGGACGGCGCGCGATGA
- the rsrA gene encoding mycothiol system anti-sigma-R factor has translation MSCGDPHEKDCSEVLDHLYEYLDREMPAGECADFQVHLDECSPCLEKYGLEQAVKKLVKRCCGHDDVPSDLRSKVMGRIDLIRAGETVPEVSVLEQAKKEQAQREQAAASEEGTGTPEATGSTDARSETARAE, from the coding sequence ATGAGCTGCGGAGACCCGCACGAGAAGGACTGCTCAGAGGTCCTCGACCACCTCTACGAGTATCTCGACCGGGAGATGCCCGCGGGGGAGTGCGCAGATTTCCAGGTGCATCTCGACGAGTGCTCGCCGTGCCTGGAGAAGTACGGCCTGGAGCAGGCGGTCAAGAAGCTCGTCAAGCGCTGCTGCGGCCATGACGACGTCCCCAGCGACCTGCGCTCCAAGGTGATGGGCCGGATCGACCTCATCCGGGCCGGGGAGACCGTGCCCGAGGTGAGCGTGCTCGAACAGGCCAAGAAGGAACAGGCGCAGCGCGAGCAGGCGGCGGCATCCGAGGAGGGGACCGGTACGCCCGAGGCGACCGGATCCACCGATGCACGGAGCGAGACCGCCCGCGCCGAATAA